In Lachnospiraceae bacterium, one DNA window encodes the following:
- a CDS encoding glucose PTS transporter subunit IIA, translating to MNKSKVMNFFSDLGRSLLMPIAALAACGIVLGFSAALLKAQVQAAVPVLSVGILHFIITTINKVSGIVFTLIPVLFAISIAFGLAKEEKEIAAFAGFIGYYTFLVASACMINSGFMDFSALKISTILGVETMDMGAVAGMITGIVTAALHNKYHKVTFPVAVSFYGGKRFVALVVILAMTAVGLIAPLVWAPVSMGIDALGGLISAAGLAGIFCYGFLERLLIPTGLHHVLNGIFRTTAIGGVFQGVEGCLNIFLQFVDKVDLSELQPFTVFLGQGKMPMMMFGLPGAALAIYRTAPAEKKARVKALMIAGVAASVVSGITEPMEFSFMFVAPALFVFHAIMGGISFMLMAAFKVIVGNTGGGLIDFFIWGVFQPGSHWYWIVIVGPFFFIIYYLVFKTYLTKKNLSIDVADEDSEEETETAGTASIGNKQLAQALEIIEGLGGKDNIKVVNNCLTRLRVDVKDMSAVDEPRLKKTGAMGFVHSSDVHIQVIYGPKVEEIAANVREALKKETKSAPKQAEFSAPITGNVIPMEQVPDPAFSQKMMGDGFAIEPTEGVVQSPVDGIVEVVFPTGHAVGLRSDDGSEILIHLGIDTVELNGKGFEVSVKQGDRVKSGDVLVKVDLDYVKSAGKKTVSPVIFTSGEKITLLKKGMVSRGEKSVIRIEKA from the coding sequence ATGAACAAGAGCAAAGTCATGAACTTCTTCTCAGACCTTGGCCGAAGCCTGCTGATGCCGATTGCGGCATTGGCGGCTTGTGGTATTGTTCTGGGATTCAGTGCTGCACTGTTAAAGGCACAGGTACAGGCTGCTGTACCGGTATTGTCGGTAGGAATTCTTCACTTCATCATCACGACAATCAACAAGGTATCCGGCATTGTATTCACCCTGATCCCGGTTCTGTTTGCAATCTCGATTGCATTCGGACTTGCTAAGGAAGAGAAGGAAATTGCGGCGTTTGCGGGTTTCATCGGATATTATACATTCCTGGTGGCATCCGCCTGTATGATTAATTCTGGTTTTATGGATTTCAGTGCACTGAAAATATCCACGATTCTTGGCGTTGAGACGATGGATATGGGTGCAGTTGCCGGTATGATCACTGGTATCGTGACGGCAGCACTTCACAACAAGTATCACAAAGTAACATTCCCGGTAGCTGTATCGTTCTACGGTGGAAAACGTTTTGTGGCACTCGTTGTAATTCTGGCTATGACAGCTGTTGGACTTATTGCTCCGCTTGTATGGGCTCCGGTTTCCATGGGAATCGATGCACTCGGCGGTCTGATTTCCGCTGCAGGTCTGGCAGGAATATTCTGTTATGGATTCTTAGAGCGTCTGCTGATCCCGACCGGTCTGCATCACGTTCTGAATGGTATCTTCCGTACCACTGCAATCGGTGGTGTGTTCCAGGGTGTTGAGGGATGCTTAAATATTTTCCTTCAGTTCGTAGATAAGGTAGATCTGTCTGAGCTTCAGCCGTTCACCGTATTCCTTGGACAGGGCAAGATGCCGATGATGATGTTTGGTCTTCCGGGTGCAGCACTTGCAATCTATCGCACCGCACCGGCAGAGAAGAAGGCACGCGTAAAGGCGCTGATGATCGCAGGCGTTGCAGCCAGCGTAGTATCCGGAATCACCGAGCCGATGGAGTTCTCCTTCATGTTCGTAGCACCGGCACTGTTCGTCTTCCATGCAATCATGGGTGGTATTTCCTTCATGCTGATGGCAGCATTCAAGGTTATCGTTGGTAACACCGGTGGTGGTCTGATCGATTTCTTCATCTGGGGTGTTTTCCAGCCGGGTTCTCACTGGTACTGGATCGTGATTGTAGGACCGTTCTTCTTCATCATTTACTACCTGGTATTCAAGACTTATCTGACCAAGAAGAATCTGTCTATCGATGTTGCAGATGAGGATTCCGAGGAAGAGACCGAGACTGCTGGCACTGCATCGATTGGCAACAAACAGCTTGCACAGGCACTTGAGATCATCGAGGGTCTTGGTGGCAAGGACAACATCAAGGTAGTTAACAACTGCCTGACCAGACTGAGAGTAGACGTAAAGGATATGTCCGCAGTCGATGAGCCGAGACTGAAGAAAACTGGTGCAATGGGCTTCGTTCACTCAAGCGATGTTCACATTCAGGTTATTTACGGACCGAAGGTTGAGGAAATCGCTGCAAATGTGCGTGAGGCATTGAAGAAAGAGACAAAATCTGCACCGAAGCAGGCAGAGTTTTCTGCACCGATCACAGGAAATGTGATTCCGATGGAGCAGGTTCCGGACCCGGCATTCTCTCAGAAGATGATGGGTGATGGATTTGCAATTGAGCCGACAGAGGGCGTTGTTCAGTCTCCGGTAGACGGAATTGTAGAAGTAGTATTCCCGACCGGACATGCCGTTGGACTTCGTTCTGATGATGGTTCTGAGATTCTGATTCATCTTGGAATCGACACAGTAGAGCTGAACGGAAAAGGATTTGAGGTTTCTGTAAAGCAGGGCGACCGTGTAAAGAGTGGAGATGTTCTTGTAAAAGTAGATCTCGACTATGTGAAGAGTGCAGGTAAGAAGACCGTATCTCCGGTGATTTTCACAAGCGGAGAGAAGATTACACTTCTGAAGAAGGGCATGGTATCAAGGGGAGAAAAATCCGTGATCCGAATTGAGAAGGCGTAA